The sequence below is a genomic window from Cicer arietinum cultivar CDC Frontier isolate Library 1 chromosome 6, Cicar.CDCFrontier_v2.0, whole genome shotgun sequence.
taaaaattaaccaCCACAaccatatttaaattaataattaaaaattcttgATCTTTTTaacataatgaaaaaaatatttaagttatgttttttttattttaaaaaatatgttttttcttaagaaaatatcttatttttagtaaaactatgctttatgataaaaataaatttttatttacattatgttttcttttaaatatgataaaaaatattagtagtaaaaataataattaaaaactattcTAAAaacaatttgtaaaataataaattttgaaatcagtttttctagaataaaaaataaaactatttttaaaattaattagttttaaaataatgaaaaactattttttaaatagttttttataataaaaattgtttttttatataaatcttAATTCTATGtattttttaggcttaattgcagttttggtccgcctattttagctgaatcgcgaaagtagtacctcattttgtttctccttagttttggtccccaaaatagaattttggtccaaaatttgatgaaatttcatttttttgtgtTTATCTATGTCACACCATGCTTCAAGATCTCGTTgtacaacaattgtacctgaaatctatgatcataaatagtatggtgtgactttaaaaaatgtcatttcatcaaattttggaccaaaattctgtttgatgACCAAcactggagagaaataaaatgagagactactttcgtgattcagctaaaataggaggatcaaaactgcaattaagcctactTTTTAAATGTAATCCATTAGATTTACAAAATgtctcaatttaaaaaatagaaggatcaattaaaaaataaaaaataaagagataaaattatgaatcagttaaaataagaagactaaaattataaaataaaaaatagaaagatcaaaattaagattcaattaaaatagaggatcaaaattaagaaattaaaaataaaagaatcaaaattataaattagttaaaatattaatactaaAACTACATTTAAGTCTTATAATTATATATCTATTAGTCGATCAACATTTTTAACAACAAGCTAgcatttaaaaatgataattttgtaaacttattaaaaaattaaaaatctaaactaaaagataaaaaactatacgagagaaggaaaaaaaaagataaaaaatgactacttaaactatttaaaagataaataactaatttaaatGACGAAAAAATAAACGGATCGAAATGTTAAACATAAATAAGATAAACAGTTTTTACCTAAAATAAGACGAGAAAAAAAAACTGTAtttaagtgtattataaactattaattttttaaaaaagtgtatTATTAAACTAGGGTTTTCGATAAACGTAAAGGATTTGGGCAAAGTGCATCTCCCTTGGTTCTCCTCTTCTGTATTGTCGATTTCAATTCCAGCAAAAGTCTCACACGTTGTTAGCTTATTATCAACGCAAACttgttcaaaataaataaacacagtACTTCCATTCCTCTCTACACTGTCCACCATGGGAAGGGGAAAATTCAAGGCCAAGCCCACCGGTCGCCGCAACTTTTCTACCCAGGAAGACATGCGTAAGTTCAATACAATCAACCCCTTTTAATTTTTCTGCTcgatttatgaaaaaaattgtatcttTGGTGGGACTGGTAAATGCTAAGACGAAAGAAGTTCAATTGATAAATTTTGGTTGGTGGGTATGCTTTCATTTTCCTCCACACATCGCCTAATTTCaagtttttgttgttgcaaaatCTGATTATTTAGTTATTGGTTTTTTTGGCTTGTGGGTGTGCTTTTATTGTTTTCAAGTTTCCATTAGGGGGTTTagtgttaaaaaaatgattttttttatgttactGTTAGATCTGAATGGGCTTCAAGGTTGAAGCTTTACGAAGATTTGTTGTTAGAATTTTATTAAAGTTACtgtttgaactttgaagttATCTCTGTGTGAAACTTGTTTTGAGAGTCGTGCTTTCTGATTCTTTTTGTGGTTACTACAAGCTGTCCTATATAGTTGAATGAGACAGGAGTCATGCctttgaataaaaattatatttcttaattaCATCAACCAAAAAATCTCTTCTGAAAATTTGATGTTTCTTACAATCATTGCAGTTGCTGGCACCTCCACTCGGCCAAAGACTTTTAGACAGGTTTTCTTCTATTTCACTTACATTGACATACATGTACTCTTGTGATCAGTGGCACAAAGGATGTTAGCAATATCATTTTCTTCCACTGTTTAATATACAAAAGAATATGTTTCAATTTCAACATGCTTAATTTAGTTTAGTTTACATAACacatcactttttattttaattatggtTCATGTTGAATTTTAAGTTCAACTTGTGTATTAGATTTTATAAGTTGAGTGAATTTGACACAACATGACAGGCAAATTTTGAAGTCCCCTTTGGCATGTGTCATTCGTATGCATATTTCAATTTTCCCCTAGCCAGTTTTCTTTTTCCTCTCCTCTCTGGTGCACAAATTTTCGGGTAGCCAAAGCCTCCATTAACACATGAATAGTCAAACTGTTATGCAACATGCAATCATGTAAACCATCCACCATAGTGTCTCATCAAACACCCTAGCCTAAGAAACAAAGCACCCTCATCTCTTTGAAGCTCAATAGGCTGCCACCCTATTCTCCCATGCTGACTCCAACCAATCAACTAGCTACCCCATGCATCGTCATCCCTTCAGTTTGTCTGTTTCAAGAGCATAGTAGCTTCTGggtaacttaattttagttttatcgTAGGTCATTCAGTTTGGTGAAGGACCCATAGAATCCTTGACAAGTTATTGAACAGAAGATTTTGAAGGTTGATGAATTTAGTTATCAATATCTTAATGGACAATGTGATACTGATCTCAACTTTGGGTACTGTTGAATGAGAAGAAACTAGAAAGATGTATGGTGAAACCGTTTGTTTGAACTACACAACTAAGACTCTTTATATATACTCAAAAGCAATAAgataattacaaaaatgataTCCCTATTTATAAGATATGATAAGATAATATTGAAAACTAATCTGAAACCATTATAAACTTGGCACTGGTACAGTTATTCCTCTTTCATATTCTGCAACAGTGGTTTCTATCTCAAATATAAATGAAATCCCTTTTATCAAAGAATTAATATCTAAAAAAGTTCCTTTATGGAACGGAGAACTTGATGGTGCTATTTTGTTACTCATGAGCACCATAACCCGAGGATATATAGGTTAGTTAGGCATTAGAGAGCAAAAGGAGAAGTAGATAGAAGAAGAGTTTGTTGAAATTGGCTAAGGGTTGAAAATGTGGCAAATGTTTGTTGATACATGGGGCAAAAGTATAACAAACACATCACAAAGTTGATCTGTACATTTTGCTATGTCAtcaattaaaagaataatagaTGTTTGATAACGGCAGGGACCAAATTTACTTTAGAAATTTGCATCCAAAATTTAGCGTGCACCAAAATTTGTTAGTGCTATATTTTCAAGAATAGAGGCATACTTGAACCTTTTGTATTGGAGGATTACAAATGTTTCTGAATTGCAGGGTTTCCATTTCTTTAGATGTTTTACAAATCAGTATTATATAACATGGTCTTTTTTGCTACAATCTTATTAGAAAGAAGCTGAGAATGAAGAGGATCCAACTAAGGAAGTTTCCGAGGATGAATCTGAGGAAGAAtctgaagatgaaaatattgtCAGTACACTACAATAAGAAATTTGACCAATCTTCTTTTGTACTTTATTTCTTCTATGTTTCATTTGTTTCTATGGTATGCCTCCATCAATATGAAATTGATGTTGTTATATAATGTCTGCAGAAGGCAAAAGGTGTTCAAGGGGTTATTGAGATTGAAAATCCTAACTTGGTAAAGCCCAAGAACATAAAAGCTAGAGACATTGATGTGAGTTCATCTTTCCATTTTTTGTCCTCTCTTAGACATATTTacaacaattaaaatatatggAATGAATAATGCTATTTTCTTCCCAATGCAGATTGGAAAAACAACTGAGCTTTCAAGGCGTGAAAggtatgcatatttttcatttggCAAACTATTGAAGATGAAGGAAACTTCTGCATTTGTAACAACAGattttctaatattttgaaaatttgccTTCTGTTTTCAGAGAGGAGATAGAGAAGCAAAGAGCTCACGAACGCTACATGAGACTTCAAGAGCAAGGAAAAACAGAACAAGCCAGGAAAGATTTAGGTACTAGACTCTCAAACCAAACAGACACTTAATAtaccatattttttaaaagtgattccGCAATGTGAGATTTTAATTTCCCGACGACTCATGTTCTGTATCCTTGTCATGCAGACCGCTTAGCTCTTATACGTCAAGAAAGGGCAGAAGCTGCTAAAAAGCGAGAAGAAGAGAAAGCGGGTaagtgtttttttaaaaataatgttcgGTTTTGCCTACTCTTTGCTGACATACCCTTGatgatttgaaatttgaaacttataattttatcaattgtttCAGCCAAAGAACAAAAGAAGGCCGAAGCTCGCAAGTAAATTACGTTGGAGGTGTCGGGTGACCAAGTTTTACTCCAATCTGCTGGTGGATTATTTGCTCTTACTACATTTTAACATTTGATATGCCTGTTTAGCTTCTTTATGTTGGATATTAACTTTCCATGTTGGTAGCATGTAGTGCAATTATTTTGTCTTATCATGTTGAATGAcacacttatttttctttttacaaaaaagtTAGTATGCCTCTATGCTTGAACACCTTAAAACTGTGAAATATAATAATCTTCAAATTTGCGATATGTTTTTATCAGTTTTAAGACGAGTTTTGGGCATAAGCCTAATTTGATAGGGCAATATCTTGATGTGGCATAACACATCAAATCAATGAGGTTAGTTTTTCACATTGTAGGATTCATCCTCAATGTTGTTGAGAAGAACGAAAGTAGCCCTTTTTTGGGTATACCGCGAATGAGTGAGATTTGAATATTTCACTTCATGTAAGTTATTTGACTGTCAGTCTTCTTTTTCATGTGGAgagaatatttaaattttgaaaaaatggtTCATTCGGGTGGAACCGTCTCCTATTCCTACTGCTTTTGAATAATTTTAGACACTTTCGAAATCAACTTACAATTTTTCgatcaaacaaaaataattaacttaaaattttatctaataTCTTCATATTGTCTTCTTAAGTCTTATGATAGTGTGAattcaaaaatagttttcaGAAAAGAACAAAGGGTCCCTAGTAAGCTTGTTTAACATATCCATCTTTAATTGGCTGAGATtgtaaaatctaaaattaaaatgaaggaggATATGTACTTATGTATCTTATGTCTTCAATCGCTTTATTTTCCTTTATCAAAAAACTTAGAGACCATAAGTTATAATATGTTTAGTGggtttgtttaaaattaatctAGACATTGTATTTTCTGGTGAAGTCTTGGACGAATTACCAtcttagattttttattttattttttatttatcttaataCTCTGGTTTTTGGGGAATGAAGTCCTAATAATTTGAAGTTTGATAGAAAGGAAATACCATTCTATCGTATGATGGGGTGCCAAGGTGATGAGGATATCATATTTTAGCTCCTATACTAGGTTTTCCGAATCGGATAATTTGGTATCATGCTTAATAAGGTTCGTCTCAAGTACACTGTGGTAGCATCCACGCGACCAACATTGACATCTTTTCTTAGACAATGCTTCAGTGAAGAAGACAAGgatatgattaaattatttggGGTCAAATTTCATGTATTGATTTGCTATATTGTTCAAAAAGTGAAGTGTTCAAGAACCTGGTGTAAAATCATGTATGAAATTCGCAGGTAGCACCATTCTATTAAGCATGTCATTCTCTTCCAAACCCTAAGACATACATGAATATCGGTAAAGctagtttgtttagatttagCTGTCAATAACTGTAAGCAAACTTGAATATATCTTAACAAAAAGGTTTTAACTTTTAACTGATCATATGGTCAGCCAATGAAAGCATATTAGCTTTAATGAGGTTTGTGCAAATGTGTCCTCTAAGCCTTCCAAGAACAGAAATAACTACAAtgtttgaaaaacaaaatccaATTCCCGTGTTTGTCATGATAAAGTCCCTCATAATTTAAGTCAGCTAAGATAATCCTACCATGCAGCTACTTAATCTCCAAAGGGGGAGATCAATAAGTTTTTTAGTTTCCAattattttcatgaaaaaaGTAGAGCAGGGAAAATACCAGAGGGAATAATTTGCTTTGTCAGTATAGatgagaataaataaaattggctAAGATTAAGAAAAGAACggaattgaaattcaaaataaatgcGCGGCGGGGCATGTTTCCTAAACATTTGACTAATATTGAACATAATTCTCTACAAACCAAAGCAGCAACTTTATAGTTTGATGCTCTGTAAACAATTATCTTCATGCTTCCAGTTCAATCTCTACATGATAACCAAAAGTGTTTTACAACATACTCAAGCAGAACAACATCCAGCTTTCTTCACAGCTGATACATCATCACGGGACCCAACACTAATCGTCTGTCCTTTAGGTAAAGCAGCTGGATCGTCACCGATCTCAAGGGCCTTCTTACTTACAACACGATAGATCTGCGTCAACACTTCAGTGAACGCACTTTCTACGTTCAATGACTCAAGGGCAGATGTCTCCATGAAAAATGTATTTTCCCGTTCAGCAAAAGCTGTAGCATCTTCAGTTGAAACTGCTCGTAAATGACGCAAGTCTGCTTTGTTACCTACAAGCATCACGACAATGTTGGCATCTGTGTGATCTCTCAGCTCTTTTAGCCATCTCTCCACATTTTCAAATGTAACACGACGAGTAACATCATAGACTAATAAAGCGCCAACAGCTCCACGATAATAAGCACTTGTAATTGCTCGGTACCTTTAGTatagaaaaacaaacaaagataAGTATGTAACATAAAAAGTCGATAAAAtacagtattttttttttgttatctttTCCTCAAGCAGTAATCATTGTATTTAtctttgttatatttttagtctCCAAGACCTGGGAAATAGGACTAATGTCCTTGGAAAGATATCAGTTAATTAGAAAAAAAGACATTAATGGCTCAAAGAGA
It includes:
- the LOC101497434 gene encoding uncharacterized protein; this encodes MGRGKFKAKPTGRRNFSTQEDMLAGTSTRPKTFRQKEAENEEDPTKEVSEDESEEESEDENIKAKGVQGVIEIENPNLVKPKNIKARDIDIGKTTELSRREREEIEKQRAHERYMRLQEQGKTEQARKDLDRLALIRQERAEAAKKREEEKAAKEQKKAEARK
- the LOC101497770 gene encoding ras-related protein RABA1f-like encodes the protein MGAYRADDDYDYLFKVVLIGDSGVGKSNLLSRFTKNEFSLESKSTIGVEFATRSIRVDDKVVKAQIWDTAGQERYRAITSAYYRGAVGALLVYDVTRRVTFENVERWLKELRDHTDANIVVMLVGNKADLRHLRAVSTEDATAFAERENTFFMETSALESLNVESAFTEVLTQIYRVVSKKALEIGDDPAALPKGQTISVGSRDDVSAVKKAGCCSA